A DNA window from Pseudomonas wuhanensis contains the following coding sequences:
- the sdhC gene encoding succinate dehydrogenase, cytochrome b556 subunit produces the protein MKSQRPVNLDLRTIKLPITGVTSFLHRVSGIILFLGLGFMLYALGKSLGSEEGFAEVKACLTSPLAKFVAWGLLSALLYHLVAGVRHLIMDMGIGETLEGGKLGSQIIIAVSAVLIVLAGVWIW, from the coding sequence GTGAAAAGCCAACGACCTGTAAACCTAGACCTAAGGACCATCAAACTCCCCATCACCGGCGTTACGTCGTTTCTTCACCGTGTTTCCGGCATCATCCTCTTCCTGGGCCTTGGCTTCATGCTGTATGCATTGGGCAAGTCTCTGGGTTCCGAGGAAGGTTTTGCCGAGGTGAAGGCATGCTTGACCAGTCCGCTGGCCAAGTTCGTAGCATGGGGCCTCCTGTCCGCTCTTCTGTATCACCTGGTAGCCGGTGTGCGCCATTTGATTATGGATATGGGCATCGGTGAGACGCTGGAAGGCGGCAAGCTGGGCTCGCAAATCATTATCGCCGTATCTGCGGTGTTGATCGTTCTGGCGGGAGTTTGGATATGGTAA
- the gltA gene encoding citrate synthase, translating into MADKKAQLIIEGAAPVELPILTGTVGPDVIDVRGLTATGRFTFDPGFMSTASCESKITYIDGDNGILLHRGYPIEQLAEKSDYLETCYLLLNGELPTAEQKAQFVGTVKNHTMVHEQLKTFFNGFRRDAHPMAVMCGVVGALSAFYHDSLDINNPQHREISAIRLVAKMPTLAAMVYKYSMGQPMMYPRNDLSYAENFLHMMFNTPCEIKPISPVLAKAMDRIFILHADHEQNASTSTVRLAGSSGANPFACIAAGIAALWGPAHGGANEAVLTMLDEIGDVSNIDKYIAKAKDKNDPFKLMGFGHRVYKNRDPRATVMKQTCDEVLKELGITNDPQLELAMRLEEIALTDPYFIERSLYPNVDFYSGIILKAIGIPTSMFTVIFALARTVGWISHWKEMLSSPYKIGRPRQLYTGYESRDITRLEDRK; encoded by the coding sequence ATGGCTGACAAAAAAGCGCAGTTGATCATCGAGGGCGCAGCCCCCGTCGAGCTGCCCATTTTAACCGGCACCGTTGGTCCCGATGTTATCGACGTTCGGGGCCTGACGGCCACGGGCCGTTTCACCTTTGACCCTGGTTTCATGTCGACTGCCTCTTGCGAGTCGAAGATCACCTACATCGACGGCGACAACGGCATTCTGCTGCACCGCGGCTACCCGATCGAACAGCTGGCTGAAAAGTCGGACTACCTGGAAACCTGCTATTTGCTGCTCAACGGCGAATTGCCGACCGCAGAGCAGAAGGCCCAGTTCGTAGGCACCGTGAAGAACCACACCATGGTTCACGAGCAATTGAAGACCTTCTTCAACGGCTTCCGTCGCGACGCCCACCCGATGGCCGTCATGTGCGGCGTAGTGGGCGCCCTCTCGGCCTTCTACCACGACTCCCTCGACATCAATAACCCGCAGCATCGCGAAATCTCCGCGATCCGCCTGGTTGCCAAGATGCCGACCCTGGCCGCAATGGTTTACAAGTACTCCATGGGCCAACCCATGATGTACCCGCGCAACGACCTGTCGTACGCGGAAAACTTCCTGCACATGATGTTCAACACCCCGTGCGAGATCAAACCGATCAGCCCGGTACTCGCCAAGGCCATGGACCGGATCTTTATCCTCCATGCCGACCACGAGCAAAACGCATCGACTTCTACCGTACGCCTGGCCGGTTCGTCGGGTGCCAACCCGTTCGCCTGTATCGCCGCCGGTATCGCTGCACTGTGGGGCCCTGCCCACGGCGGTGCGAACGAAGCCGTTCTGACCATGCTTGACGAGATTGGCGATGTTTCGAACATCGACAAGTACATCGCCAAGGCCAAAGACAAGAACGATCCGTTCAAATTGATGGGCTTCGGTCACCGGGTTTACAAAAACCGCGACCCACGCGCCACCGTCATGAAGCAAACCTGCGACGAAGTACTGAAAGAACTGGGCATCACCAATGATCCGCAACTCGAACTGGCCATGCGCCTGGAAGAGATCGCCCTGACCGACCCGTACTTCATCGAACGTTCGCTGTACCCGAACGTCGACTTCTACTCGGGGATTATCCTCAAGGCGATCGGTATTCCGACCAGTATGTTCACCGTGATCTTCGCCTTGGCGCGGACTGTCGGCTGGATCTCCCACTGGAAAGAAATGCTCTCCAGCCCGTACAAGATCGGCCGCCCGCGCCAGTTGTATACCGGCTACGAGTCGCGTGATATCACCCGGCTTGAAGACCGCAAATAA
- a CDS encoding cation acetate symporter, whose product MIRRLMALLSIAAFAPGAWAAEALTGAVQKQPLNIAAILMFVAFVGATLYITYWASKKNNSAADYYAAGGKITGFQNGLAIAGDYMSAASFLGISALVFTSGYDGLIYSIGFLVGWPIILFLIAERLRNLGKYTFADVASYRLGQTQIRSLSACGSLVVVAFYLIAQMVGAGKLIQLLFGLDYHVAVILVGILMCLYVLFGGMLATTWVQIIKAVLLLSGASFMALMVMKHVNFDFNALFSEAIKVHPKGEAIMSPGGLVKDPISAFSLGLALMFGTAGLPHILMRFFTVSDAKEARKSVLYATGFIGYFYILTFIIGFGAILLVSTNPAFKDAAGALLGGNNMAAVHLANAVGGSIFLGFISAVAFATILAVVAGLTLAGASAVSHDLYASVIKKGKANEKDEIRVSKITTIALAVLAIGLGILFEKQNIAFMVGLAFSIAASCNFPVLLLSMYWKKLTTRGAMIGGWLGLVSAVGLMVLGPTIWVQILGHEKAIFPYEYPALFSMAIAFVGIWFFSITDKSAEGVNERALFFPQFVRSQTGLGASGAVSH is encoded by the coding sequence ATGATCCGGCGTCTAATGGCTCTATTGAGCATCGCAGCCTTTGCACCTGGCGCCTGGGCGGCTGAAGCCCTCACGGGTGCGGTACAGAAACAACCCCTGAACATCGCGGCGATCCTGATGTTTGTGGCGTTCGTCGGCGCGACTTTATATATCACTTACTGGGCTTCCAAGAAGAACAACTCGGCTGCCGACTACTATGCGGCGGGCGGCAAGATCACCGGTTTCCAGAACGGTCTGGCGATTGCCGGTGACTACATGTCCGCGGCGTCCTTCCTGGGTATTTCCGCCCTGGTGTTCACCTCTGGCTACGACGGCCTGATCTACTCGATCGGTTTCCTGGTGGGCTGGCCGATCATTCTGTTCCTGATCGCCGAGCGCCTGCGTAACCTGGGCAAGTACACCTTTGCCGACGTGGCGTCCTATCGCCTGGGGCAAACCCAGATCCGCTCGCTGTCGGCGTGCGGTTCGTTGGTGGTGGTAGCGTTCTACCTGATCGCGCAAATGGTCGGTGCCGGCAAGCTGATTCAGCTGCTGTTTGGTCTCGACTATCACGTTGCGGTGATTCTGGTCGGTATCCTGATGTGCTTGTACGTGCTGTTCGGCGGCATGCTGGCGACGACCTGGGTGCAGATCATCAAGGCGGTGCTGTTGCTGTCCGGTGCCTCGTTCATGGCGCTGATGGTAATGAAACACGTCAACTTCGACTTCAACGCGCTGTTCTCCGAGGCGATCAAGGTTCACCCTAAGGGTGAGGCAATCATGAGCCCCGGCGGTCTGGTGAAAGACCCGATCTCCGCCTTCTCCCTTGGCCTGGCGCTGATGTTCGGTACCGCTGGCCTGCCGCACATCCTGATGCGCTTCTTCACCGTGAGTGACGCGAAAGAAGCTCGCAAGAGTGTGCTGTATGCAACCGGCTTCATTGGCTACTTCTACATCCTGACCTTCATCATCGGCTTCGGCGCGATCCTGCTGGTCAGCACCAACCCGGCCTTCAAAGATGCGGCCGGCGCGCTGTTGGGCGGCAACAACATGGCGGCGGTGCACCTGGCCAACGCAGTGGGTGGCAGTATCTTCCTGGGCTTCATCTCGGCGGTGGCGTTCGCAACCATCCTGGCGGTGGTAGCTGGTCTGACCCTGGCCGGTGCTTCGGCGGTGTCCCATGACCTGTATGCCAGCGTGATCAAGAAGGGCAAGGCCAACGAGAAGGACGAGATCCGTGTCTCGAAAATCACCACCATCGCTCTGGCGGTGCTGGCGATCGGTCTGGGGATTCTGTTCGAGAAGCAGAACATCGCGTTCATGGTGGGCCTGGCGTTCTCCATCGCGGCGAGCTGTAACTTCCCGGTGTTGCTGCTTTCCATGTACTGGAAGAAGCTGACGACTCGCGGTGCGATGATCGGCGGCTGGCTGGGCCTGGTCAGTGCTGTTGGCTTGATGGTGTTGGGGCCAACCATCTGGGTGCAGATACTGGGTCACGAGAAGGCGATCTTCCCGTATGAATACCCGGCGCTGTTCTCCATGGCCATTGCGTTTGTCGGGATCTGGTTCTTCTCGATCACCGATAAGTCGGCCGAGGGTGTGAACGAGCGGGCGTTGTTCTTCCCGCAGTTTGTTCGTTCGCAGACCGGGTTGGGGGCGAGTGGGGCGGTTTCGCACTGA
- a CDS encoding DUF485 domain-containing protein: MNDSIYLSIQNSSRFKELVSKRERFAWILSAIMLGLYSGFILLIAYGPHILGAKISPESSITWGIPIGVGLIVSAFILTGIYVRRANGEFDDLNNAILKEAQQ; encoded by the coding sequence ATGAACGACAGCATTTACCTCTCGATACAAAACAGCTCGCGCTTCAAAGAGCTGGTCAGCAAGAGAGAACGATTCGCCTGGATTCTTTCGGCGATCATGCTTGGGCTGTACTCCGGATTCATCCTTTTGATTGCCTACGGGCCGCATATTCTGGGTGCGAAAATCAGCCCCGAGTCTTCGATTACGTGGGGCATTCCGATCGGTGTCGGGCTGATTGTTTCGGCCTTTATCCTGACGGGCATCTACGTGCGACGCGCCAACGGCGAATTCGACGACTTGAACAATGCGATTCTCAAGGAGGCTCAGCAATGA
- a CDS encoding glycine betaine ABC transporter substrate-binding protein, which produces MKMRRLLGAGAALVLAISSTMASAEGKAVTIGYVDGWSDSVATTNVAAEVIRQKLGYDVKLQAVATGIMWQGVATGKLDAMLSAWLPVTHGEYWTKNKDQVVDYGPNFKDAKIGLIVPEYVKAKSIADLKTDDSFKNRIVGIDAGSGVMLKSEQAIKDYGLDGYTLKASSGAGMIAELTRAEKKNESIAVTGWVPHWMFAKWKLRFLEDPKGVYGAAETVNSIGSKELATKAPEVAKFLKSFQWASKDEIGEVMLAIQEGAKPEAAAKDWVAKHPDRVADWIK; this is translated from the coding sequence ATGAAGATGCGACGACTCTTGGGCGCAGGTGCCGCTTTGGTGCTGGCGATCAGTTCTACGATGGCCAGCGCTGAAGGCAAGGCAGTGACGATCGGTTATGTAGACGGCTGGTCGGACAGCGTCGCCACGACCAACGTGGCCGCAGAAGTGATCAGGCAGAAACTCGGTTATGACGTGAAGCTGCAAGCGGTTGCCACCGGGATCATGTGGCAGGGTGTGGCCACAGGCAAACTCGACGCCATGCTGTCGGCGTGGTTGCCCGTGACTCACGGTGAATACTGGACCAAGAACAAGGATCAGGTCGTCGATTACGGCCCGAACTTCAAGGATGCGAAAATCGGCCTGATCGTGCCGGAGTACGTCAAGGCCAAGTCTATTGCTGATCTGAAAACCGACGACAGCTTCAAAAATCGTATCGTCGGCATCGATGCCGGTTCAGGCGTGATGCTCAAGTCCGAGCAGGCGATCAAGGACTATGGCCTGGACGGCTACACCCTCAAGGCCAGTTCTGGCGCCGGCATGATTGCCGAGCTGACCCGTGCCGAGAAGAAAAACGAATCCATTGCCGTCACCGGTTGGGTGCCGCACTGGATGTTCGCCAAGTGGAAACTGCGCTTCCTGGAAGACCCGAAAGGCGTTTACGGCGCGGCTGAAACCGTGAACAGCATCGGCAGCAAGGAGCTGGCAACCAAAGCGCCTGAAGTCGCGAAGTTTTTGAAGAGCTTCCAGTGGGCGTCGAAAGACGAAATCGGCGAAGTCATGTTGGCGATTCAAGAGGGCGCCAAGCCTGAAGCCGCAGCGAAAGATTGGGTGGCCAAACACCCGGATCGCGTTGCCGACTGGATCAAATGA
- a CDS encoding beta (1-6) glucans synthase: MQVTCAALFPDGLTMPATSRFPFFAYLFACLLGLFALGGFWYGLGKPVILPDVTSATHKLQCASYTPFDKDQSPFDVPFKLRPERMDADLALLATRFECIRTYSMTGLEAIPDLARKHGLKLMIGAWVNSNPVDTAKEVDLLIASANANADVVTAVIVGNETLLRKEVTGAQLATLINKVKSQVKQPVTYADVWEFWLKHPEIAPAVDFLTIHLLPYWEDDPSNIDAALQHVAEVRQVFGNKFAPKDVMIGETGWPSEGRQRETALPSRVNEAKFIRSFVIMAEQQGWHYNLIEAFDQPWKRASEGAVGGYWGLFDADRQDKGVLAGPVSNVPYWSQWLMVGGLIFIGTLILGGRVRSTRAALVLPLLGAVAACSIGAWGDLARVTTRFASEWLWVALLTGLNVLVLAHAALTLSARTGWRERAFDALERRAGWWLAAAGFAAAVMMLELVFDPRYRSFPSVAFILPALVYLCRPVSVPRREIALLTFIIGAGIAPQLYQEGLQNQQAWGWALVSVLMVAALWRSLRVRKG, from the coding sequence ATGCAGGTAACATGCGCGGCTTTGTTCCCAGACGGCCTGACCATGCCCGCGACATCACGCTTTCCTTTTTTTGCTTATTTATTCGCCTGCCTGCTGGGGCTTTTTGCCCTCGGCGGTTTCTGGTATGGCCTCGGCAAACCGGTGATCCTGCCGGACGTGACCAGCGCAACGCACAAGCTGCAATGCGCCTCCTACACCCCGTTCGACAAAGACCAATCGCCGTTCGATGTACCGTTCAAACTGCGCCCCGAGCGCATGGACGCCGACCTCGCGCTACTGGCAACCCGTTTTGAATGCATCCGTACCTATTCCATGACCGGCCTCGAGGCTATACCCGATCTGGCGCGCAAGCATGGCTTGAAGCTGATGATCGGCGCCTGGGTCAACAGCAACCCGGTGGACACTGCCAAGGAAGTCGACCTGCTGATCGCCTCGGCCAATGCCAACGCCGATGTGGTGACTGCGGTGATCGTAGGCAACGAAACCCTGCTGCGCAAGGAAGTGACCGGCGCACAGTTGGCGACGCTGATTAACAAAGTCAAAAGTCAGGTCAAACAACCGGTGACCTACGCCGACGTCTGGGAGTTCTGGCTCAAGCACCCGGAAATCGCCCCCGCGGTGGACTTCCTGACCATCCATTTGCTGCCGTACTGGGAAGACGATCCGTCGAACATCGACGCCGCGCTGCAGCATGTGGCCGAAGTGCGCCAGGTGTTCGGCAACAAGTTCGCGCCCAAGGACGTGATGATTGGTGAAACCGGCTGGCCAAGCGAAGGCCGTCAGCGTGAAACCGCCTTGCCGAGCAGGGTCAATGAAGCCAAGTTCATTCGCAGCTTTGTGATCATGGCCGAGCAGCAAGGCTGGCATTACAACCTGATCGAGGCATTCGACCAGCCTTGGAAACGCGCCAGCGAAGGTGCGGTCGGGGGTTATTGGGGACTGTTCGACGCCGATCGCCAGGATAAGGGCGTACTCGCCGGGCCGGTCTCGAACGTGCCGTACTGGTCGCAATGGCTGATGGTGGGTGGCTTGATCTTCATCGGCACGCTGATCCTCGGCGGTCGCGTTCGCAGCACCCGCGCGGCGCTGGTTCTGCCACTGCTCGGTGCAGTGGCGGCCTGTTCGATTGGCGCTTGGGGCGACCTGGCCCGTGTCACCACCCGGTTTGCCAGTGAATGGCTGTGGGTCGCCTTGCTGACGGGGTTGAATGTGTTGGTGCTGGCGCATGCCGCGCTGACCTTGAGCGCTCGGACCGGCTGGCGTGAACGCGCCTTCGATGCACTGGAACGTCGTGCCGGCTGGTGGCTGGCAGCGGCAGGTTTTGCCGCGGCGGTGATGATGCTGGAGTTGGTGTTCGACCCGCGTTATCGCAGCTTCCCGAGTGTCGCATTCATCCTGCCGGCGCTGGTGTACCTGTGCCGGCCGGTCAGCGTGCCGCGTCGGGAAATCGCCCTGCTGACCTTCATCATCGGCGCCGGCATTGCGCCACAGCTGTATCAAGAAGGTTTGCAGAACCAGCAGGCCTGGGGTTGGGCGCTGGTGAGTGTGTTGATGGTGGCGGCGTTGTGGCGCAGCTTGCGGGTTCGCAAGGGGTGA
- a CDS encoding serine/threonine protein kinase, which yields MLRSLRCAALFGGLFLSASALAADIDAASYGYPLTNPFEATIATTPPELRPELPHDDDINQSDRSVTMRPEREFNLPDNFWPVKQLTYRIATQDQAAPLIFLISGTGARYDSTLNEYLKKLYYKAGYHVVQLSSPTSYDFMSAASRFATPGITKEDAEDMYRVMQAVRAQNPKLPVTDYYLSGYSLGALDAAFVAHLDETRRSFNFKKVLLLNPPVNLYTSITNLDKLVQTEVKGINNSTTFYELVLDKLTRYFQQKGYIDLNDALLYDFQQSKQHLTNEQMAMLIGTSFRFSAADIAFTSDLINRRGLITPPKYPITEGTTLTPFLKRALQCDFDCYITEQVIPMWRARTDGGSLLQLIDQVSLYALKDYLHGSPKIAVMHNADDVILGPGDLGFLRRTFGDRLTVYPLGGHCGNLNYRVNSDAMLEFFRG from the coding sequence ATGCTCCGCTCCTTGCGCTGCGCCGCCCTGTTTGGCGGCTTGTTTTTAAGTGCGTCCGCACTGGCGGCCGACATTGATGCCGCCAGTTACGGCTACCCCCTGACCAACCCGTTCGAGGCGACTATCGCCACGACACCGCCGGAGTTACGCCCGGAATTGCCGCACGATGACGACATCAATCAGTCGGACCGCAGTGTCACGATGCGCCCCGAGCGTGAGTTCAACCTGCCGGACAACTTCTGGCCGGTAAAGCAACTCACCTATCGCATCGCCACGCAAGATCAAGCCGCACCGTTGATCTTCCTGATCTCCGGCACCGGTGCACGCTACGACAGCACCCTCAATGAGTACCTGAAAAAGCTCTACTACAAGGCCGGCTATCACGTGGTGCAACTGTCGTCGCCCACCAGCTACGATTTCATGAGCGCGGCCTCGCGCTTCGCCACCCCAGGCATAACCAAGGAAGATGCCGAAGACATGTACCGGGTGATGCAGGCTGTGCGGGCGCAGAACCCGAAATTACCGGTCACCGACTATTACCTGAGCGGCTACAGCCTCGGCGCCCTGGATGCGGCCTTTGTGGCGCACCTGGATGAAACCCGTCGCAGCTTCAATTTCAAGAAAGTCTTGCTGCTCAACCCGCCGGTCAACCTTTACACCTCGATCACCAACCTGGACAAGCTGGTACAAACAGAGGTGAAAGGCATCAACAACAGCACCACCTTCTATGAGCTGGTGCTGGACAAACTGACCCGCTACTTCCAGCAAAAGGGTTACATCGACCTCAACGATGCCCTGCTCTACGACTTCCAGCAGTCCAAGCAACACCTGACCAACGAGCAGATGGCCATGCTGATTGGCACTTCGTTCCGTTTCTCGGCGGCTGACATTGCCTTCACCTCGGACCTGATCAACCGTCGCGGCCTGATCACGCCACCGAAATACCCGATCACCGAAGGCACCACCCTCACACCATTCCTCAAACGCGCGCTGCAGTGCGATTTCGACTGCTACATCACCGAGCAAGTCATTCCGATGTGGCGCGCCCGCACCGACGGCGGCAGCCTGCTGCAATTGATCGATCAGGTCAGCCTGTATGCGCTCAAGGATTATCTGCACGGCAGCCCGAAAATCGCCGTCATGCACAACGCTGACGACGTGATCCTCGGCCCTGGCGACCTGGGGTTTCTGCGCCGGACCTTCGGCGACCGTTTGACTGTTTATCCATTGGGCGGCCATTGCGGCAACCTCAACTATCGCGTCAACAGCGACGCCATGCTGGAGTTTTTCCGTGGCTAA
- a CDS encoding MlaA family lipoprotein: protein MAKYPLLIASLLCAGVANADNSKANAPVVVDSDGFKEPLSKLKFNPGLDQREFERSTLNALNVYDPLEEWNRRVYHFNYRFDQWVFLPVVNGYRYITPSFLRTGVSNFFNNVGDIPNLVNSLLQFKGQRSMETTARLLLNTTIGVAGLWDPATSMGLPRQSEDFGQTLGFYGVPGGAYFVLPILGPSNLRDTAGLVVDYTGESAINFLNVAEVSSNHPEVWALRAVDKRYQNSFRYGQLNTPFEYEKVRYVYTESRKLQVAE from the coding sequence GTGGCTAAATACCCCCTGCTGATCGCATCGTTACTCTGTGCAGGCGTCGCCAACGCCGACAACAGCAAAGCCAATGCACCTGTGGTGGTCGATAGTGACGGCTTCAAGGAACCGCTGAGCAAACTCAAATTCAACCCGGGGCTGGATCAGCGCGAGTTCGAACGCTCGACGCTCAACGCGCTGAACGTCTACGACCCGCTGGAAGAGTGGAACCGCCGCGTCTACCACTTCAACTACCGTTTCGACCAATGGGTGTTCCTGCCCGTGGTCAACGGCTATCGCTACATCACCCCAAGTTTCCTGCGCACTGGCGTCAGCAACTTCTTCAACAACGTCGGCGATATTCCGAACCTGGTGAACAGCCTGCTGCAATTCAAGGGGCAGCGTTCGATGGAAACCACCGCGCGCCTGCTGCTCAACACCACCATCGGTGTCGCCGGCCTGTGGGATCCGGCCACCTCCATGGGGCTGCCGCGCCAGAGCGAAGACTTCGGCCAGACGCTAGGCTTCTACGGCGTACCGGGCGGCGCCTACTTCGTGCTGCCGATCCTCGGCCCGTCAAACCTGCGTGACACTGCAGGCCTGGTGGTGGATTACACCGGCGAATCGGCGATCAACTTCCTGAACGTGGCCGAAGTCAGCTCCAACCATCCGGAAGTCTGGGCCCTGCGCGCCGTCGACAAGCGCTATCAGAACAGCTTCCGCTATGGTCAGCTGAATACGCCGTTCGAGTATGAAAAAGTGCGTTACGTGTACACCGAGTCGCGCAAGCTGCAGGTTGCCGAGTAA
- a CDS encoding DUF808 domain-containing protein → MAGSSLLVLIDDIATVLDDVALMTKMAAKKTAGVLGDDLALNAQQVSGVRAEREIPVVWAVAKGSFLNKLILVPSALAISAFIPWLVTPLLMVGGAYLCFEGFEKLAHKFLHSKAEDQAEHAELVEAVANPAVDLVAFEKDKIKGAIRTDFILSAEIIAITLGTVAAASLTQQVIVLSGIAIVMTIGVYGLVAGIVKLDDLGLWLTQKPGQMAKSIGGGILRAAPYMMKSLSVIGTAAMFLVGGGILTHGVPVVHHWIEGVSAGAGGAGFIVPTLLNAVAGIVAGAAVLVGVMFVSKIWKAVKG, encoded by the coding sequence ATGGCAGGAAGCAGTTTGCTGGTGCTGATCGACGACATCGCCACCGTACTGGATGATGTGGCGTTGATGACCAAAATGGCCGCGAAGAAGACCGCCGGCGTGCTTGGCGATGATCTGGCGCTCAATGCCCAGCAGGTTTCCGGCGTGCGTGCCGAGCGGGAAATCCCGGTGGTGTGGGCGGTGGCCAAGGGCTCGTTCCTCAACAAGCTGATCCTGGTGCCATCGGCCTTGGCCATCAGCGCGTTCATTCCGTGGCTGGTCACACCATTGTTGATGGTCGGTGGCGCTTACCTGTGCTTCGAAGGTTTCGAAAAACTCGCCCACAAATTCCTCCACAGCAAAGCTGAAGATCAGGCCGAACACGCAGAGCTGGTCGAGGCTGTGGCCAACCCGGCGGTCGATCTGGTGGCGTTCGAAAAGGACAAGATCAAGGGGGCGATCCGTACCGACTTCATTCTCTCGGCGGAAATCATCGCCATCACCTTGGGTACCGTGGCTGCCGCTTCGCTGACCCAGCAAGTGATCGTGCTCTCGGGCATCGCCATCGTCATGACCATCGGCGTCTATGGCCTGGTGGCCGGCATCGTCAAACTCGATGACCTCGGTCTATGGCTGACCCAGAAGCCTGGGCAAATGGCTAAAAGCATCGGCGGCGGGATTCTGCGTGCAGCGCCGTACATGATGAAAAGCCTGTCGGTGATCGGTACCGCGGCGATGTTTTTGGTCGGCGGCGGGATTCTGACCCACGGCGTGCCGGTGGTTCATCACTGGATCGAGGGTGTCAGCGCAGGTGCTGGTGGAGCCGGGTTTATCGTGCCGACATTGCTGAATGCGGTGGCCGGGATTGTGGCGGGTGCGGCGGTGTTGGTTGGGGTGATGTTCGTGAGCAAAATCTGGAAAGCAGTTAAAGGCTGA
- a CDS encoding TetR/AcrR family transcriptional regulator encodes MSTIRERNKELILRAASEEFADKGFAATKTSDIAAKAGLPKPNVYYYFKSKENLYREVLESIIEPILQASTPFNADGVPSEVLSGYIRSKIRISRDLPFASKVFASEIMHGAPHLSPDLVEQLNGQARHNIDCIQTWIDRGQIAPIDPNHLMFSIWAATQTYADFDWQISAVTGKAKLDEADYEAAAQTIIRLVLKGCEVD; translated from the coding sequence ATGAGCACTATCCGCGAGCGCAACAAAGAACTGATCCTGCGTGCCGCCAGCGAAGAATTTGCCGACAAGGGCTTCGCTGCGACCAAAACCAGTGACATCGCGGCCAAGGCCGGGCTACCCAAGCCTAACGTCTACTACTACTTCAAATCCAAGGAAAACCTCTACCGCGAGGTCCTGGAAAGCATCATCGAGCCCATCCTGCAGGCCTCGACGCCGTTCAACGCCGATGGCGTGCCCAGCGAAGTGCTGAGCGGCTACATTCGCTCTAAAATCCGCATCTCCCGTGACCTGCCCTTCGCCTCCAAGGTGTTCGCCAGCGAAATCATGCACGGCGCCCCGCACCTGAGCCCCGACCTGGTCGAGCAACTCAACGGCCAGGCCAGGCACAACATCGACTGCATCCAGACCTGGATCGACCGCGGCCAGATCGCCCCGATCGACCCCAACCACCTGATGTTCAGCATCTGGGCCGCGACCCAGACCTACGCCGACTTCGACTGGCAAATTTCTGCGGTGACCGGTAAGGCCAAGCTGGATGAGGCCGACTATGAGGCGGCGGCGCAGACGATTATCCGGTTGGTGCTTAAGGGGTGTGAGGTGGACTGA